The Lytechinus pictus isolate F3 Inbred chromosome 15, Lp3.0, whole genome shotgun sequence genome contains a region encoding:
- the LOC129277608 gene encoding 14 kDa phosphohistidine phosphatase-like, protein MALEAMQRVDEVDIDGSGRFKYILIKLSVGDQSKYIVRGYRRCGYHADIYDEVTPALEKQGIQCDCPGGGRIEHDKNAKTILVYGYSMGFGQADHSMAVQILKKKYPSYTSITFNNEGY, encoded by the exons ATGGCATTGGAAGCCATGCAAAGAGTTGATGAAGTAGACATTGATGGATCAGGGAGATTCAAGTACATCCTGATAAAACTATCAGTTGGAGACCAGTCAAAGTATATTGTCAGAGGTTACAGACGTTGTGGATATCATG CTGATATCTATGACGAGGTAACTCCTGCGCTTGAGAAGCAAGGTATCCAATGTGACTGTCCAGGAGGGGGAAGAATCGAGCACGACAAGAATGCCAAGACTATTCTGGTATATGGATACTCCATG GGGTTTGGACAGGCTGACCACAGCATGGCAGTGCAGATTCTGAAGAAGAAGTACCCAAGCTATACCAGTATTACATTCAACAACGAGGGCTATTGA
- the LOC129277973 gene encoding sec1 family domain-containing protein 2-like, which yields MSSKNFVKSCQDNWRTVIPYVPRSVVFLDGPAAEALHWTSGAATLFQAGCQNVKEFSSFESCTEDEVKAVFIISDQITTTTQEILEDIICASHFKYCVLITTLPESLHQHLSGSSQSGGGEGSGHQSLFQELEEKMRGWMRHKTTVYEADVVHIPLSVACVSPNLFFLPSFTSFFPLLDIDLVSIRNYIQANVERKPPEGLSDVDISMLPDALQCDIKMVVSTLSCLCETLDVNEDIYCLGPTSQLIAGELAQLISARARRKAANSRASILFIDRTLDMVAPTTHGRDSFADRIMSALTPLEGHSCDVAVDMSALCSAGSQYNPSVLLPGCLAHPADQQSQDLLQTLITSKQKESLMDVNRRVVETITREKLPFDPSAAKIGRINADSLQSHLNNFKNNPTAFRNACPLLQVASACVQTLTSPILSHWDDLQTTEKMLLQNAGEGNGPSVTSLILDLLQNQVKQGRSYSLEEVVKLMVYGYSLMGDEAGASFDEERQLQKHISQLITQAPTDSQVVRLLVKDERSEATAQNVAKEIMSRVKSIARSRNSLQRFMDIFAHGTATHPSSYSPLVKQIMKSVFDSSKPDLVDIEYKSSGFRDLLKSGFRLFMNVGKPRPSDHPLFIVFMVGGVTCSEVKQIKETVASLSPNTQVVVGSTRILRESDVLDHVFGQKPLSY from the exons ATGTCGAGTaagaattttgtgaaaagttgTCAGGACAACTGGAGAACAGTCATTCCATATGTCCCGCGGTCTGTGGTTTTCCTGGACGGTCCCGCCGCCGAAGCGCTCCACTGGACCTCCGGGGCCGCGACGCTGTTTCAAGCAGGCTGTCAGAACGTGAAGGAATTCTCATCGTTCGAG AGTTGTACCGAAGATGAAGTGAAGGCAGTATTCATCATCAGCGACCAAATCACTACCACCACACAAGAGATCCTAGAAGATATCATATGTGCCAGTCACTTCAAGTACTGTGTCCTGATCACAACTCTGCCAGAATCCCTGCACCAGCATCTATCAGGCAGTTCACAGTCAGGAGGTGGAGAAGGGAGCGGTCACCAGTCTCTCTTCCAAGAGCTGGAGGAGAAAATGAGGGGATGGATGAGACACaaa ACGACTGTATATGAAGCTGATGTGGTACACATTCCTCTCTCAGTGGCCTGCGTGTCACCAAACTTGTTCTTCTTGCCATCATTCACCAGTTTCTTTCCTCTCTTAGACATTGATCTGGTATCCATAAGGAATTACATACAAGCCAAT GTTGAGAGGAAGCCTCCTGAGGGCCTATCTGATGTTGATATCAGTATGCTACCTGATGCATTACAATGTGACATCAAG ATGGTTGTGTCCACCCTGAGTTGCCTGTGTGAGACTCTTGACGTGAACGAAGATATCTATTGTCTGGGACCAACTAGTCAGCTGATTGCAGGAGAGTTAGCTCAGCTTATTTCTGCCAGAGCAAGAAGAAAA GCAGCAAACAGTCGAGCCAGTATTCTCTTCATTGACAGAACCCTTGACATGGTAGCACCCACAACACATGGCAGAGACTCCTTCGCTGATAGGATCATGTCTGCCCTGACCCCTCTTGAAGGCCATTCTTGTGATGTCGCTGTTGACATGTCTGCCCTGTGCTCTGCTGGAAG TCAATACAATCCTAGCGTTCTACTGCCAGGTTGCTTGGCACACCCAGCCGATCAACAATCACAGGATTTACTCCAAACTCTCATCACATCAAAACAAAAG GAAAGTCTGATGGATGTAAATCGACGAGTTGTAGAGACAATAACGAGAGAGAAGCTTCCCTTTGATCCCTCGGCTGCTAAGATTGGACGCATCAATGCCGACTCACTTCAATCTCATCTCAATAATTTCAA GAACAATCCCACAGCCTTCCGCAATGCATGTCCCCTGCTTCAGGTAGCCTCTGCCTGTGTCCAGACACTCACCAGTCCGATCCTTTCTCATTGGGATGATTTACAAACTACAGAGAAAATGCTCCTTCAGAATGCTGGAGAAGGGAACGGCCCTTCAGTCACCAGTCTTATCCTGGATCTTTTACAGAACCAAGTGAAACAGGGCAG GTCTTACTCACTGGAAGAAGTTGTGAAATTGATGGTGTATGGCTACTCACTGATGGGGGACGAAGCGGGGGCAAGCTTTGATGAAGAGCGCCAGCTACAGAAACATATCAGTCAACTCATAACACAAGCACCAACTGATTCACAAGTTGTGAGGTTATTGG TAAAAGATGAGAGATCTGAAGCAACAGCACAGAATGTAGCCAAGGAGATAATGTCGAGAGTCAAGTCCATAGCAAGATCTAGGAATTCACTACAAAGGTTCAT GGATATATTCGCTCATGGTACTGCTACGCATCCATCGAGCTACTCGCCTCTCGTCAAACAAATCATGAAGAGTGTGTTTGATTCATCCAAACCTGACCTGGTTGATATTGAATACAAGTCAAGTGGATTCAGAGACCTCCTCAAATCAGGATTTAG ATTATTTATGAATGTTGGTAAGCCCCGCCCTAGCGACCATCCTCTCTTCATCGTCTTCATGGTGGGAGGGGTCACATGTTCCGAGGTCAAACAAATCAAAGAGACGGTAGCATCCTTATCACCAAACACTCAG GTGGTCGTCGGGTCGACAAGAATATTACGAGAATCTGATGTTTTGGACCATGTGTTTGGACAGAAGCCACTTTCGTACTGA
- the LOC129277597 gene encoding probable maltase: MARNFLLVVVCLLAVGDLRINNIGMMSEARQFGWKEWWKNTIIYQIYPRSFMDSDGDGVGDLKGITSRLQYFVDIDVGAIWISPFFRSPFADFGYDISDFKDIDPVFGTLDDYDELIKEAHRLGIKVILDFVPNHSSDQHPWFLESRKSRDYQNPYRDYYIWKDPKAGCSSDDPRECLPNNWISVFGGSVWEWGEERQQFYMHAFLKEQPDLNYIDGVVRDEMKDVVRFWMERGADGLRVDAVAQLIEDHFMRDEPPDPAYKPTGKETRPQWFSLLHNYTFNHPEHHISIKSWRSDVMDKYSIEPNYRFMMTETYDDPANLLDYYGTVDEPEADFPFNFQLISLNADNLSGTKVFQLVDDWMKVTTGDKWPNWVIGNHDNFRAGHRLGKQFARAANVLNLLLPGTPTSYYGEELGMEHISVTFEETQDPWGKNNPCCWETYSRDPERSPMQWNTEKNAGFSTAKKTWLPVHQNYLTGMNVESQLKDPKSMLNLYKSLTKIRKVRPAFHTNTLQYSVVNENIFSFLRAPAADESQYPSYLVAINFGKSGPVIGDYAGALRTNGVTLAANVGVVEISSNMDRNGEKVMLNSIELQSGEALIVRIGEDRDEL; encoded by the exons ATGGCGCGAAATTTTCTCCTGGTTGTCGTCTGCTTGCTCGCTGTTGGCGATCTCCGTATAAATAACATTGGGATGATGTCGGAGGCTCGTCAGTTCGGCTGGAAGGAATGGTGGAAGAACACGATTATTTATCAGATCTACCCAAGATCTTTCATGGACTCCGATGGCGATGGTGTTGGTGACCTTAAAG GAATAACAAGCCGCCTCCAATATTTCGTCGACATCGATGTAGGAGCGATATGGATCAGTCCATTCTTCCGGTCCCCTTTCGCCGACTTCGGATATGATATATCTGATTTCAAGGACATCGATCCGGTCTTTGGAACCCTCGATGACTACGACGAATTGATTAAGGAAGCACATCGATTAG GAATCAAAGTGATCTTGGATTTCGTACCAAACCACTCGAGCGACCAGCATCCTTGGTTTTTAGAAAGTAGAAAGAGTCGGGACTACCAGAACCCATATCGGGACTATTACATTTGGAAAGACCCGAAAGCTGGTTGTAGTTCGGATGACCCTCGGGAATGTTTGCCTAACAATTGG ATCAGTGTTTTCGGAGGCTCAGTATGGGAGTGGGGTGAGGAAAGACAGCAATTTTACATGCATGCTTTCCTGAAAGAACAACCTGATCTAAACTACATTGACGGTGTGGTCAGAGATGAAATGAAG GATGTAGTTCGTTTCTGGATGGAGAGAGGTGCAGACGGTCTCCGAGTGGATGCTGTAGCCCAACTCATTGAAGATCATTTTATGAGGGATGAACCTCCTGATCCAGCATATAAACCAACTGGCAAAGAAACCAGG CCCCAGTGGTTTAGTCTCCTTCACAACTACACGTTCAATCACCCCGAGCACCACATTTCTATTAAATCCTGGAGATCTGATGTCATGGATAAATACAGCATTGAGCCTAATTACAG attCATGATGACCGAAACTTACGATGACCCTGCTAACCTTCTCGACTATTACGGCACCGTGGACGAACCGGAGGCCGACTTCCCTTTCAACTTCCAGCTGATCAGTCTGAACGCAGACAACCTCTCAGGAACCAAGGTCTTTCAACTGGTAGATGACTGGATGAAGGTTACCACAGGGGACAAGTGGCCCAACTGGGTG ATCGGCAACCATGATAATTTCCGAGCTGGGCACAGACTGGGCAAACAGTTTGCCCGTGCTGCCAATGTACTGAACCTTCTTCTACCAGGTACACCAACCTCTTACTACGGTGAGGAGCTGGGCATGGAACACATCAGTGTCACCTTTGAAGAGACACAGGATCCTTGGGGCAAAAACAACCCG TGTTGCTGGGAGACCTACTCACGTGACCCTGAGCGTTCGCCTATGCAGTGGAATACGGAGAAAAATGCTGGTTTCAGTACTGCAAAGAAGACTTGGCTGCCGGTCCATCAAAATTACTTGACTGGAATGAACGTAGAG TCGCAACTCAAGGACCCGAAATCGATGCTAAATCTCTACAAGTCCCTCACGAAAATCCGCAAGGTCCGCCCAGCCTTCCACACCAACACTCTCCAGTATTCCGTTGTCAACGAGAACATCTTCTCTTTCCTGCGGGCACCAGCCGCCGACGAATCGCAGTACCCGTCTTATCTGGTGGCCATAAACTTCGGCAAGAGCGGCCCCGTGATTGGTGATTACGCTGGAGCACTTCGGACCAATGGCGTGACGCTAGCGGCGAATGTGGGCGTGGTGGAAATAAGCTCGAACATGGATAGGAATGGAGAGAAAGTGATGCTGAACTCTATTGAGCTTCAGTCTGGTGAAGCACTGATTGTTCGTATTGGAGAAGACAGGGATGAATTATAA